The BD1-7 clade bacterium genomic interval TCAAAAGAATCGTCGGTGGCGTGAACAATATTGCTCATTATAGAGTCTCCGTTTTTTAACTGGATCAATGTCGATATGACATTGATAACTTAGCCAATTGTCTGGGCTTATATACTTTATGGGGTTTCTGCCGTATTTTTCAATAGCCGAGATACTGTGTGATTAATTTGTTATGCACTGTCTACCGTTTTGGTGAAGGCGCAGGCTTGCGGTAAATCGCTGGAAGCCATGGACCACTTAACATTGGACGCCCGGTGAGCTGTGGCAGGTAGTGACTTAAAATAATCGCAACCGGCAAACAAATCAGCATCGAGACCATCGCCAAAACCAGTGTGTAAGGTAACGTCCATAATAGCGTATTTGCTGGTGGTGGAAAGTACTCAACGATATAGCTATTAAGAACACCATGGAAAATGGCATTGAGTCCTAGAAGAAGTAGGCTTTGGTCGCCGCAGGTGCGCATAATCGCGGTCACCGGGATTAGTCTGCTAATGCACAGCAAAGTTCCTGCGCCAAAGAGTGTGCTGCTCAAGAACCAAAAATAATTGCCGTATTGGCCGGCCGAAATAATCACCATTTCCTGGCTGAATAGTGCCCGGTAATGACCTTCCGGTGGCACTGTAAAGCTGTTTAGAAGCACACCGGGGGTCATTAACGCCAAGCAAGTGCAGCCCAGCAGAGCGACTTTGTACGTTGGCCAACGGCTAAATCGCATGATAAAGGGCTTTGACAACATACNGACGAAGAAAAATCCGCAAAATACGAGAGATGCATGCAGCATGCTGACGAGACCGATCAGGCTGGCCATTGGCGGGAGTTCAAATATATAGTGATTGTATAACCAGCCCAGGGTGTAACACGTTAGGGCCAGTAGAATGATTTCCGGCTTGGATTTGCCAAAGGGTTGTAGGAAAAAGTAGATGATCTCGCTGATAAACAAGGCGGCTAAAAACCATGTTGGCCAACTCAAATAGGGTACCGCTACAACATACATGGGTAGCCATTTAAGAGTGTCTGCCTCAGGCATCAATATAAAGTGAAAAGGCAGTACTAGCAGGAGATAAAAGTAGAATGGGATCATGCGTTGACTGAATTTCAGCCAGGCATAACTCCGAAATCGATTTTTACNGCGCTGGTAAAAGGCGCCTGTTAACATGACAAAAAATGGGACAAAAGTCGGTTCAAGAAATCGCCCCACAGTAATGAGGCTTGTCATATCCGCATCAATTCGGTAACTGATCATCAGATGACCGAGAAAGACACCAAACATGGCGTATCCACGGGAAGCAACAAGCCAATCGAGGCTGGATTTTTTCTTTTGCATGAAGTGTCCGACAGTGCAGGTTTATTATTGGCGTTGGTGCAGCTGTTGAAGACATCTTACCGCGAAGCAGGATGGTTGTCTTGAGGAGTAATGGCCGGGTTATAAAAACAACAAAGCCATCCGACAAGACATATTATCGGATGATCAAAGGTAAATTATCAATCGCAGAATGGCGGGTTTTTCAGGCGTTGGCGGCGGTTTTCAGTGATTTCGTCGGCTCATGTGANTTATGTAGCANTTGAATCAATTCATCTTCTAACGCAAAGCGCTGATCCATAACTTCACCAAGGTGAGAAAGGCGATCTTTCAGGTTGCCCATGGCTTGCTGGCAGTGCTCATCAGAGTCGTAGGTATCGTTGAAGCTCAGCGCAATTTCAGTGGTTTCACGCAGTTGCGGATAGAGGGCTTCAAGCAGGGTTTCTGTGCCGTCGTTGAAGGCTTCGGCTTCACGCACTAGCTGGTCATAAACTTCAAAATGGCCCGCGGATACGTAATCAAGCAAGATTTCGCAGAACTTACGAAGCTTCCCGATTGATTGACTGCAATCCGGTGAAAACGTGTTGCTGCCGGCAAGGGAGCAATATAAAACAATCAGCTCCTGACGCTCGGTAAGCCAGCGATTGACTAGCTGTTCAACACCGTCATGGCGTTCTTCTTTTGTCTTGCAATTTTCTAGCATGGTTTGAACCCTAATTTTCCCTGTTTTTCTCGTTATTATCCATAATTGAGGTTTTGGTCAAGGCTGATTTTGATCTTGCGCCTGTTAACATTAAAAAGCAAGCCGACCAGCCCGAACGGCGCTATACGGGCCGGTTTTATCTAATGCTAGTCGCTATTTACGCAACAGCTGGAAAAAGTTCAGCGCGGCATAACCTACAAATGCGAAGGCTGCCCAATAGGGAATGCTGAGGCCTATAAACGTCCAGCTTACCTCCGCACAATTTCCGTTGCCCTTGAACATAATCTCTATGGCTTCAAGCAGGGGAAAGGTATCAACAATATACCCAAACCCGGGGCCACAAGCAGGTACTTGATCTTCGGGCAGGTTTTGCAGCCAAATTTGGCGGCAGGCCACCGCCAACCCTATCAAGGCTGCAATGGCACCTAAGCCACTGGTGGCACGTCGATAGGGTGCGGAGTTACTGTTGAATAGTCCGATGAAAGCCAGTGCTCCTACGCCCATGAACGCAAAACGTTGAGTCATGCATAGTGGGCAGGGCTCGAGATCTTTAACAAACTGCAGGTAATAGCCAAATCCGAGCATGCCGGCAACGGTCAGAAACATAGCAAGGTTGATATGCAAAGGCTTCAATACAGGGTGGTCGGAAAGCGTCATGGGGAAACCGTCTTTATCATTATTGTTGAAAGTGGCGACCTATCGATACTGCTGATAAAAGTCCTGAAGGTAAGCATCAAAGGCCATATTATCAGCCGATTCAATCGTTGCTTGTTTGGCGATTGAATCGGCAGCAAGCGCTTGATGTTGAGCCAACGCTTTATCAGACAACGAATCACCACAAAAGTGCGATTGCCAGTGTTTAGCCTGGTGGCCCATAAACTCGGCGAAGGTTTGTCCGTTGGATTGCATACTGGCAAGAATTTGCTGTGATGGCGTTAGTGATGGGTCGTCAAGTTTCTTGCGCTGCATTAACAAAATGGTTTGAAAGGGGGTGCCAGCATGCAGGGTGTCGAGTAGCTCAGCTAGGGGCCGCATGTCATCGAGTAGGTGGCTTGCCCAGTCAATAAAGCCGGTAATTGGTCGGTTGTCGGTTGATAATGCTTCGATTTCAAGTGCGGGATCACGTCCTTCAGCGACGACTTTTTTGAGGTTACGTTGGCAGCGCTCAAAGTCTTCGCCAACAAAAGCAGGGCTTGGTTGGAACAAGCAATAAAGCAAAAACAAATCCAGGAACTGGATTTCACCGCTATCGATGCCCATTGGTAAAAAGGGGTTAATGTCGATGCAGCGAACTTCAATATATTCTACGCCAGCGCGTGCCAAAGCATTGATTGGCGCCTCACCTGATGCTGCAACACGCTTTGGGCGTATCGTGCTGTAAAACTCATTTTCGATCTGTAATAGCGACGTATTCAGTTGTTGGTAGTCGTCGTCAGCGTTTTTCAGGCCGATATTTTCATAGGCTTCATGAGGTTCAGTAATGGCTTTACGTAGCGATTGGATATAGTCATCCAGACTGTTGTAGCAGATATAAATTTTTTCTTGTGCTGAACTCGAATAGCCCAGATCGCCCATGCGCAATGAGGTAGAGTGCGGGCCGTACCATGTGTGTTCATCAAACTGGCTTAAGTTGTGTGGTTGTCCGCCCTTCAAAAAGCTGCGGCACAGTGCTGGCGATGCACCAAATAAGTAAACAAATAGCGGCACGTAGCGGCGAAAGTTGCGGATCAGATGGAAGTAGTGTTCCGTCTTGAATTGATCATGCCCTTCGGTATTGTCGAGTAGGCGCTGATAATTTGCCCAAAAGCGCTCACTCAGTGAAAAATTATAATGAATGCCGCTGATGGTCTGCATCTGGCGGCCGTAGCGATGGCCGAGACCGACTCGGTAGATGGTTTTCATGGTCGCCACGTTGGAGTTGCCGTAGCGGGCCACTGGGATGTCTTTTTCTTCGCCTAGCTGGCATGGCATGCTGGCAGGCCAAAGCACTTCTTGTTGATTGGCGAGCATTTGGTAGGTAAAACGATGGGTCGCTTCCAAATCACCCAGTGCGCCGTCGACTGAATTACGCACGGGGGTAATAAATTCCAATAGGGCTTCAGAGTAATCCGTGGTGATTTTTGGATGACACAACGCCGAGCCCAACGATAGTGGGTGGCCAGTTTGTGCCAGTTTACCTGTTGGCGTGACGCGCAAGCTTTCTTTTTCAATGCCGCGGTGCAACAGCGCTAGAGAGCTGAGCAGTGCCGGGTTTTGGCGGATCATCGACAGGTTTTGGGCATAGGTATTGGGTGTCGCCGACATGGAAAGATCTCATCTGATGAACGGTGTAGGGTCGCATTGTGCCAAAGACAGCGCTATAAGCAAATGATGTGAATGTTACCGGTTATCTGGAAAGCTAGCCGGCGAATCGCTAAACTGCGCTCCTGTTAATTGGATTACCCGGAACAATAACACCATGGTAGATGTTGATTACAGTGCCGAAGGCGTCGAACAGCTGCCTCTCAAGCAGTACACGGAAAAAGCCTACCTCGATTATTCCATGTACGTCATTCTGGATCGTGCTTTACCGCACATCGGTGACGGATTAAAGCCCGTTCAGCGACGTATTATTTATGCGATGAGTGAGCTCGGGCTTCGTTCAACGGCCAAGCATAAAAAGTCAGCACGTACAGTGGGTGACGTGATCGGTAAGTATCACCCGCATGGCGATAGTGCGGCCTATGAGGCCATGGTGCTGATGGCGCAGTCTTTCTCGTTTCGTTACCCATTGGTAGATGGCCAAGGTAACTGGGGTGCACCAGATGATCCAAAATCGTTTGCGGCCATGCGTTATACCGAATCACGTTTGGCGCGTTTTTCTCAGGTTTTGCTGGATGAACTGGGCCAAGGCACCGTTGATTGGGCTCCAAACTTTGATGGCACCATGGAAGAGCCGACGGTTCTTCCAGCGCGCGTGCCATCCCTGCTACTGAACGGCACCACTGGCATTGCCGTTGGCATGGCAACGGATATCCCACCGCACAATTTGCGTGAGGTGGTCAGTGCGTGTATCCGTTTGATCGAAACACCGTCTGCTGGCCTGAGTGATATCATGGAGCATATCCAAGGGCCGGATTATCCAACGGAAGCAGAGATTATCTCATCGCGGCAGGATATTGAGCAGGCTTATCGTACGGGCCGTGGGTCAATAAAAATGCGGGCTGTGTATTCGATGGAAGGCAGCGATGTGGTGATTACGGCACTGCCGCACCAGACATCGGGGGCTAAAATTTTGGAGCAGGTCGCCGCGCAAATGCAGGCGAAAAAACTGCCGATGGTCGCGGACTTACGTGATGAGTCTGATCACGAAAATCCAACTCGATTGGTAATAGAGCCGCGCTCAAACCGTGTCGATACCGAAAGTTTAATGAGCCACCTGTTTGCTTCGACAGATCTGGAGCGTAGCTACCGAGTCAACCTCAACCTAATTGGCATAGATGGCCGCCCAGGTGTGAAGGGGCTTCTTGAAATCCTCAAAGAATGGATTGTATTTCGTACGGAAACTACGCGGCGACGTCTGAACTTCCGCCTGGATAAGATCAATGCCCGGTTGCATGTATTGGAAGGTTTGTTGATTGCTTTTCTGAATCTGGATGAAGTGATCCGAATCGTGCGTGAGGAAGATCACCCGAAACAGGCGTTGATCGAAACCTTCAACCTCAGTGAAGTTCAGGCTGACCATATTCTAGATACCAAGTTACGCCAATTGGCGCGTTTGGAAGAAATGAAACTCCGAGGCGAAGAGGCTGAGCTACTTGAAGAAAAAGCCGGCATTGAAAAAGTACTGTCGTCTGACGCCCGCATGAAAACCAAAGTTAAGAAAGAGTTGATTGCTGCGGCTGAAGAGTATGGCGATGAGCGCCGTTCGCCGATTGTTGCGCGCGGTGAGGCTAAAGCACTCAGCGAGACCGATCTGCTGAGTTCTGATCCGGTCACTGTGGTGATGTCTGATAAGGGCTGGATCCGCGCTGCTAAAGGCCATGAAGTGGATGCGGCTAACTTGTCGTATAAATCCGGTGACCAGTTTAAGTTTGCCGTATGTGGTAAGAGTAATCAGTCGGTGGTGGTGTTTGATTCCACTGGCCGTAGTTATGCGATTCCGGCGCATACGTTGCCATCGGCAAGGGGGCAGGGCGAGCCGGTAACCGGGCGTGTTAATCCGCCGTCGGGAGCGACCTTCATTGGCGGTTTAATGGGGTCGGATGACCAGTATTATCTGCTCAGTACAGATGCCGGTTACGGATTTTTTGCCAAAATTGGTGATTTGATCAGCAAAAACAAAGCCGGTAAGGCCAGTGTTTCTATTCCTAAAGGTGCAGAAGTTTTGCCGCCGCAGTCGGTAGTCGATTTAGAGTCCAGTTATATTGCCGCTGTGAGTAACGAAGGGCGACTGCTGGTGTTTGCCGCCGCTGAACTGCCTGTACTAGCGAAGGGGAAGGGCAATAAAATCATGAATATCCCTGCCACGCGGGTGCAGAGTCGCGAAGAATTTATGGTTGCAGCTGTCGTGATGGGTCCAGACGATGTGTTGGTTGTGCGCGCCGGTAAACGTCATTTGAACCTGAAAGTCTCTGATCTTGAGCATTATCAAGGCGAGCGCGGGCGCCGGGGTAACAAGTTGCCTCGTGGGTTCCAGCGTGTGGATAGCCTTGAAATTCAATCCTGAAATTACGGATGCTGCCGGTCACTGACCAGGATAGTCTCCGATGTAACATTGAGCTGTAAACGTGAAAGAAATTATTCTGATCAGTGTCGCCGGTGAAGATAAAGTCGGCGTCACAAATTCTGTAACATCCGTATTGGCGCGTCATGAGGCCAATATCCTGGATATCGGCCAATCCGTCATCCACGAAACCCTATCGCTGGGTATGCTGGTTGAATTCATCGATCCGCAGCAGTCGTCGTCGGCATTGAAAGACATTCTGTTTGGTCTTGATGCGCAGGGTATGAGCGTGAAATTCACGCCCATCAGCCCGGACGAATATGAGCATTGGGTGGAGGGGCGCAGTAAACATCGCCATATCATTACCCTGTTGTCTCGACGTATTCGTGCTGAGCAAATCGTCGGTATTACGGATATCACCTCGGAGCTGGGGTTGAATATCGATAAAATCGA includes:
- the rsd gene encoding Regulator of sigma D, whose amino-acid sequence is MLENCKTKEERHDGVEQLVNRWLTERQELIVLYCSLAGSNTFSPDCSQSIGKLRKFCEILLDYVSAGHFEVYDQLVREAEAFNDGTETLLEALYPQLRETTEIALSFNDTYDSDEHCQQAMGNLKDRLSHLGEVMDQRFALEDELIQXLHXSHEPTKSLKTAANA
- the dsbB gene encoding Disulfide bond formation protein B, whose translation is MTLSDHPVLKPLHINLAMFLTVAGMLGFGYYLQFVKDLEPCPLCMTQRFAFMGVGALAFIGLFNSNSAPYRRATSGLGAIAALIGLAVACRQIWLQNLPEDQVPACGPGFGYIVDTFPLLEAIEIMFKGNGNCAEVSWTFIGLSIPYWAAFAFVGYAALNFFQLLRK
- the gshA gene encoding Glutamate--cysteine ligase gives rise to the protein MSATPNTYAQNLSMIRQNPALLSSLALLHRGIEKESLRVTPTGKLAQTGHPLSLGSALCHPKITTDYSEALLEFITPVRNSVDGALGDLEATHRFTYQMLANQQEVLWPASMPCQLGEEKDIPVARYGNSNVATMKTIYRVGLGHRYGRQMQTISGIHYNFSLSERFWANYQRLLDNTEGHDQFKTEHYFHLIRNFRRYVPLFVYLFGASPALCRSFLKGGQPHNLSQFDEHTWYGPHSTSLRMGDLGYSSSAQEKIYICYNSLDDYIQSLRKAITEPHEAYENIGLKNADDDYQQLNTSLLQIENEFYSTIRPKRVAASGEAPINALARAGVEYIEVRCIDINPFLPMGIDSGEIQFLDLFLLYCLFQPSPAFVGEDFERCQRNLKKVVAEGRDPALEIEALSTDNRPITGFIDWASHLLDDMRPLAELLDTLHAGTPFQTILLMQRKKLDDPSLTPSQQILASMQSNGQTFAEFMGHQAKHWQSHFCGDSLSDKALAQHQALAADSIAKQATIESADNMAFDAYLQDFYQQYR
- the parC gene encoding DNA topoisomerase 4 subunit A, with amino-acid sequence MVDVDYSAEGVEQLPLKQYTEKAYLDYSMYVILDRALPHIGDGLKPVQRRIIYAMSELGLRSTAKHKKSARTVGDVIGKYHPHGDSAAYEAMVLMAQSFSFRYPLVDGQGNWGAPDDPKSFAAMRYTESRLARFSQVLLDELGQGTVDWAPNFDGTMEEPTVLPARVPSLLLNGTTGIAVGMATDIPPHNLREVVSACIRLIETPSAGLSDIMEHIQGPDYPTEAEIISSRQDIEQAYRTGRGSIKMRAVYSMEGSDVVITALPHQTSGAKILEQVAAQMQAKKLPMVADLRDESDHENPTRLVIEPRSNRVDTESLMSHLFASTDLERSYRVNLNLIGIDGRPGVKGLLEILKEWIVFRTETTRRRLNFRLDKINARLHVLEGLLIAFLNLDEVIRIVREEDHPKQALIETFNLSEVQADHILDTKLRQLARLEEMKLRGEEAELLEEKAGIEKVLSSDARMKTKVKKELIAAAEEYGDERRSPIVARGEAKALSETDLLSSDPVTVVMSDKGWIRAAKGHEVDAANLSYKSGDQFKFAVCGKSNQSVVVFDSTGRSYAIPAHTLPSARGQGEPVTGRVNPPSGATFIGGLMGSDDQYYLLSTDAGYGFFAKIGDLISKNKAGKASVSIPKGAEVLPPQSVVDLESSYIAAVSNEGRLLVFAAAELPVLAKGKGNKIMNIPATRVQSREEFMVAAVVMGPDDVLVVRAGKRHLNLKVSDLEHYQGERGRRGNKLPRGFQRVDSLEIQS